A genomic stretch from Symbiobacterium terraclitae includes:
- a CDS encoding PIG-L deacetylase family protein: MWRARRIVALSPHTDDSELGCGGFLARALEEGADVWVVAYSSAAESLPPGAPRDTLRRECRLALSRLGVPAEQVILRDYPVRRFCDHRQSILEEMVSLRRELAPDLVLLPASTDVHQDHQVIHAEGVRAFKETTIFGYELPWNHLAFRGQAYAVLERRHLERKEHALTAYRSQVELGRPYFAPGFAEALARLRGTQVKTELAEAFEVVRLRL, encoded by the coding sequence ATGTGGAGGGCGCGTCGAATCGTAGCGCTCTCGCCCCACACGGATGACAGCGAGCTGGGCTGCGGCGGCTTCCTGGCCCGTGCGCTGGAGGAGGGCGCGGACGTCTGGGTTGTGGCGTACTCGTCGGCGGCCGAGTCGCTGCCGCCCGGTGCCCCGAGGGACACCCTGCGGCGCGAGTGCCGCCTGGCGCTGAGCCGCCTGGGGGTGCCGGCCGAGCAGGTGATCCTGCGCGACTACCCGGTGCGGCGCTTCTGCGACCACCGGCAGTCCATCCTGGAGGAGATGGTCTCCCTGCGCCGGGAGCTGGCGCCCGACCTGGTGCTCCTGCCCGCGAGCACCGATGTGCACCAGGACCACCAGGTGATCCACGCGGAGGGCGTCCGGGCGTTCAAGGAGACCACCATCTTCGGCTACGAGCTTCCCTGGAACCACCTTGCCTTCCGCGGCCAGGCCTACGCGGTGCTGGAGCGGCGCCACCTGGAGCGGAAGGAGCACGCCCTCACCGCGTATCGCAGCCAGGTGGAGCTGGGGCGGCCCTACTTCGCCCCGGGCTTCGCCGAGGCGCTGGCCCGCCTGCGGGGAACACAGGTGAAGACAGAGCTGGCCGAGGCGTTCGAGGTGGTGCGGCTGCGCCTGTGA
- a CDS encoding glycosyltransferase family 4 protein, which produces MRVLLVNQYVGTPDTAGGTRHYSLARQLIRRGHEVTMVTASFSHMLRQERLGAGQRLLKQVRDGIHLIWLRTPGYDRNGPRRFVNMLAFARQVGRLPDDLVGGRPDVVVGSSPQPFAALAAEGWARTRGIPFVLEVRDLWPQTLVDLGQMSPAHPVVLALTAVERTLYRRARRIISLLSGAGEHMAAKGADPAKVTWIPNGVDLDVVPYRPPEPGPRFTIIYAGAHGLSNNLDSVIAAACRLRDLGWADRLCIRLIGDGPEKPRLRERAAREGLSFVHFEPPVPKEQIFGVLQEADAFVIATQNTDLYRWGYSPNKLFDYLAAGRPIICALRSPYDAVTEAGAGLTVPPDDPEAMAAAIIRLAEAPPEVRRAMGERGRAYAEAHHSFGVLGERFERVLMEVVS; this is translated from the coding sequence GTGCGCGTCTTGCTGGTGAATCAATATGTGGGCACGCCCGACACGGCGGGCGGTACGCGCCACTACTCCCTGGCCCGGCAGCTGATCCGCCGGGGGCATGAAGTGACCATGGTGACCGCCAGCTTCTCGCACATGCTCCGCCAGGAGCGGCTGGGGGCGGGCCAGCGGCTGCTGAAACAGGTGCGGGACGGCATCCACCTGATCTGGCTGCGCACGCCCGGCTACGACAGGAACGGGCCCCGGCGGTTCGTGAACATGCTGGCCTTCGCCCGGCAGGTGGGGCGCCTGCCGGACGATCTGGTGGGCGGCAGGCCCGACGTGGTGGTGGGCTCCAGCCCGCAGCCGTTCGCCGCCCTGGCGGCGGAGGGCTGGGCGCGCACGAGGGGCATTCCCTTCGTACTCGAGGTGCGGGACCTGTGGCCGCAGACGCTGGTGGACCTCGGGCAGATGTCGCCCGCCCACCCCGTGGTGCTCGCCCTCACGGCCGTCGAGCGCACGCTGTACCGGCGGGCCCGGCGGATCATCTCCCTGCTCTCGGGGGCCGGTGAGCACATGGCCGCGAAGGGCGCCGACCCGGCGAAGGTCACATGGATCCCCAACGGGGTCGACCTGGACGTGGTACCCTACCGGCCGCCGGAGCCGGGGCCGCGGTTCACCATCATCTACGCGGGCGCCCACGGCCTCAGCAACAACCTGGACTCGGTGATTGCCGCCGCCTGCCGACTACGAGACCTCGGGTGGGCCGACCGGCTCTGCATCCGGCTCATCGGCGACGGGCCGGAGAAGCCCCGGCTCCGGGAGCGGGCGGCGCGGGAGGGCTTGAGTTTCGTTCACTTCGAGCCCCCGGTGCCCAAGGAACAGATCTTCGGCGTGCTCCAGGAGGCGGACGCCTTCGTCATCGCCACGCAGAACACCGACCTCTACCGGTGGGGCTACAGCCCCAACAAGCTGTTCGACTACCTGGCGGCCGGCCGGCCGATCATCTGCGCACTGCGCTCACCGTACGACGCCGTGACGGAGGCCGGCGCGGGCCTGACCGTTCCGCCCGACGACCCTGAGGCGATGGCCGCGGCGATCATCCGGCTGGCCGAGGCCCCGCCCGAGGTGCGCAGGGCGATGGGCGAGCGGGGCAGGGCCTACGCCGAGGCGCACCACAGCTTCGGGGTGCTCGGCGAACGCTTCGAACGGGTGCTGATGGAGGTGGTCTCGTGA
- a CDS encoding WbqC family protein, which produces MTVVAIHQPNYLPWIGFFHKLARADVYVSLDSVQFNPRSYTNRCQILGQGGPLLLTVPIGKEGRHRRIDELRIADHDRWAEKHYLSFERNYRRAPYWNEHGPFLRELYLERRWERLVDLNEAAIRYVMDYLGIRCPLVRASVLGVEGQSTELLLGLTRAVGGTVYLSGPTGRQYMDESRFAAEGVGLRYNEFVHPTYPQHRSPEFVPNLSVFDLLLNLGPESRRLILDLGMRLTVVQT; this is translated from the coding sequence GTGACGGTGGTGGCCATCCACCAGCCCAACTACCTGCCCTGGATCGGCTTCTTCCACAAGCTTGCACGGGCCGACGTGTACGTCAGCCTCGACTCGGTGCAGTTCAACCCCCGCAGCTACACCAACCGTTGCCAGATCCTCGGCCAGGGCGGCCCGCTGCTGCTCACCGTGCCCATCGGCAAGGAAGGACGCCACCGGCGGATCGACGAGCTGCGCATCGCCGACCACGACCGGTGGGCCGAGAAGCACTACCTCTCGTTTGAGCGCAACTACCGCCGGGCCCCCTACTGGAACGAGCACGGGCCCTTCCTGCGCGAGCTCTACCTGGAGCGCCGGTGGGAGCGGCTGGTGGACCTGAACGAGGCGGCGATCCGGTACGTGATGGACTACCTCGGGATCCGCTGCCCGCTGGTGCGGGCCTCCGTGCTGGGGGTGGAGGGGCAGAGCACCGAGCTTCTCCTCGGGCTCACCCGGGCCGTCGGCGGCACGGTCTACCTCAGCGGACCCACCGGCCGGCAGTACATGGACGAGTCCCGGTTCGCGGCGGAGGGGGTGGGCCTGCGGTACAACGAGTTCGTGCACCCCACGTACCCGCAGCACCGCTCTCCCGAGTTTGTGCCGAACCTCTCCGTGTTCGACCTGCTCCTCAACCTGGGGCCGGAGAGCCGCAGGCTGATCCTGGACCTGGGGATGCGTCTCACGGTCGTACAGACGTGA